The Phragmites australis chromosome 13, lpPhrAust1.1, whole genome shotgun sequence DNA window TACCTCGTAGCCTTGCATTTTGGATCGCCTGCAACAACTCAATCAGCAAGGCACCGACGTTACAAGCTTGGTTTTCAGTCATGGCAGAGTTGAGGTGCTTCAATTTTAGTCGCCCACGGGATACTTGACCGAACCCTTAATTCCTGAATGATGCAACGCAACTCGGGTATTCTGAGGATTTCAACTCCATACCTCGGTCAGGGTCTCCAGCCGCTCCCTCATCCTGCTCTGGATGGAGCTCCGGGTGCACTGCGCAGAACCAAGTTTTCGCCGTCAGCGATGGTGTTTTGCTAAGCTCGATCGGAGTCGTCCTAACACGCGACCAGAGTTGAGCGGAGGCGGCTCGGCTGACCTTGATGTGATACTTGACGTAGGACTGGAAGTTGAGCAGGATCCACGCGGTCTTGGCCGCCCGCTTCCCCCTGACGTGCCGCGAGAAGACTCCTGCGCGTCAcgaggccggccggccgggcccgGGACGTCACACAACACACaggaggaggctaaaacgagcGGGTCGGCCCGTGGGGAGTGCCACGGCGCGGCTGTGAATCGGCAGGGATCGGGGTGGGTTGGGGGCGGCGTCACGTACCGAACGACACGAAGCCGCCGTTGGTGGTGAGGTGGCGCACGTACTCCCCTCGCAGCTCCGGCGGCGGGATCGGCGACCAGCTGCACTTGGGCGCCTTCGCGAACGAGTTCCCGAGGTCCTGCAGCTCCTGCACACGCCGTGATCCGGCTCCTTGAGGGCACGCGAAACCTCACTGAAAACGCAGCCATCGATGCAAATGCATCTACGTGTAAGAGATCAGGCGGGACACCCACCTGGAAGAAGGAGGTCGCGATAGCCAGGTCCGTGTCGTCCCTGAAACGCATGGGGAAGACGGCGTTTATCTTTCCTGCCGGCTGCGGAGAAGACAAGAAACACAATGGTGAGCGAGCTGAGCTAGCAAAGCTGATGCCTTTGCGTTCCTTTGACCTCTTTTTCTGAAGATTTTGTTTGCGTGGATCGAAGGACGCACCGTCTTGCTGACAAAGAACGGCTCCCTTTGGTTGTACACGAGCTTCATCGTGCCGGACGCGCCGAGGCTCACTAGCATGCCCTTGAGCTGCGAGCTGAGGACGACGGATTGCAGCACCGATATCTGGTTGATAGCCTTGATGCGATCTATGCAAAAGCGTGAGCGAAGAGCATGCGGTTGCAGTCAGGTGAAATGCGTGTTCCGTCGCAGCTGCGACGGCTTACAGAACTGATGAAAGGATCGGAAGCATGTTCGATGGCTCGATCGTACCTTTTGGTCGAGTAAGGCCGGAGAAGTTGAGTTTCAGTGTCAGGACATATCCTTCCTTTGGCGGCTCGATAATCTCGGCGAACTTCTGGTACATCTTCCTCGTCTCCTGTAGTGTGAATTCAGGCAAGCCGCTCGAAGAGGGCGAGGCTTCGTGGGATAGAGATGGTGTTGATATCGACAAGTATGCGTTATCAGGATCTGATGCTGAAGCCTGCACGATTTTGCAGTTATATGGGCGCTAAGAACACAAGGTCACAAAGGCATAATTGTTCTAGGTTTCGTTCTAGTTTGAGATATACGATCGCCCTCCGCGAGTTCAGTATTTGTGTCGACTTTTGAGCTGCTGCATCCCAGGCGCTTGAAAATGGTATTACCTCTACATGATATCGAATTGATCCGAACTCGAAGAAGGTGTGATCAACAGGCATTGGTCTTTCAGCACTGCAACAAAAACATAAAAACGGTTTATGACTGAGGATATATAATGAGCGGCTGTGCGCATGCATGTTCATGAAAGCTCTCACACAACAAATTGTTCATCTTCTCTGCGTTAAGTAAACACATAATTCAAGCtacaaaaatttcaaaaacttGCTCGAGTCTCGAGATATTCGAATATTCAGCATATATACTCTTTGAGTGCACTCGGTTAACCATTGCACATATAAACTTTCTGTTTTTACAGGCAAAATACAAAATACTAGCAAGCTGCGACTCACCTCTGCATTCTCGTCAGGATTTCTACCAGCGCTCGCGATCCGCTGCTGAAGAACGCCATGACTTTGGCACTGTCACCGCTCAGCATCCATGGGCGTCTCCTTATAaagatcaaagaaaaagaaaaaggaaacagAGAGGTACAAATGTTGCTTTGACATCAGGATCAGGGtctggtgaaaaaaaaaaattcatgagacATCAGGAAAGGACTCTGGTGACTGCCGACTGGTGAGACTTCAGGGCATGAAGGGGACCTCTCCTGGCTGCTGTTGGTGAACTCTGAACTGCTCCTGAAGCAACCTACTGAGCTCAGCAATCCCGCTTGCTTTGTTTCCAATGCACTCCACAATCATTTCATACTTTCCCCATTGCTGTAGCAGTGAATGATTAATTCCACAGCTGAATGTAGACATTCTTGAACGGCACCCAAGCGTTGGATCTGGAACACAGTCCAGATTGATATCCACCTGGTACTTTTTTTTGCCAACGCAAGCAGAATTTAGAGTAAAGCCAACCTACAAgtaccatctttttttttttttgggaaaagaaaaatcaaaccaATTGCACCTGTGGGTAGGTGAAACATGTGAATATGACAACACTGACAGTAACATTGAATGAGATACAAAAGCTTATTCGAATTGAATTGTGCGCTCATGTTACAGCATCTGAAGATATTTTTGGATCAACAAGACAACACGTCAATCACTTCCTTTgctctttttaaaaaagaaaaaaaatagaaagtagATCCTAATTTCTAACCTAGGTACAGTGTCACACAGTCAATTGAACTGTGCAGGATGCAATAGAATCCAGAAGCCATGTATGAGGAATAGCTTTGCAGCCAATGGTGGCTGCCAATTCCTCAGCCTCAGCTATTCTCTTCTTGATAGCCTCATTAAGCGTGTCTGGATCGCTTCCTTGTGGTGGCTCCATGCTGTAAACAATTAAGGACGTGCTAGAGAGCCCAGTCTTCTCCAAAATTGACCCCCCTGCTGCAGCAATCAAATCTTCAAGGTGAACCTTGTATGCCGGCATGAAATGGCCACTGAAATAGAAGGTCAACCCAGCAAACAGACTTGGTGCCTAGAGAACAAGAAAAGTATGCAGTCAATATACCAACAAGATTATTACTGTGAAGTTTTAGTTTGGCTTATTTAATCCCAGAATTCATTTGCAAACCTGTTGCATTGTTAGAAGCCTTCCTGTGCGAGGGCCATCAAAGGAGCCATGAACATCAGAACTGATCTCATAGGGCTCTTCTGGGactggttctctagcctcaatACAAGCTTTCAGCCCTAAATGTCACATGCGAATTTGTATCAGATAACTTCCTTGCAGAAGAGGGCAACCTATGTCACAGCAACCAAGTAGATGCCAGCACAATGTTCCAATAGTAAGCAGTAATTTACTAAGTCAAATTATCAGGATT harbors:
- the LOC133888211 gene encoding actin-related protein 2/3 complex subunit 2B-like isoform X1 encodes the protein MLSGDSAKVMAFFSSGSRALVEILTRMQSAERPMPVDHTFFEFGSIRYHVEASASDPDNAYLSISTPSLSHEASPSSSGLPEFTLQETRKMYQKFAEIIEPPKEGYVLTLKLNFSGLTRPKDRIKAINQISVLQSVVLSSQLKGMLVSLGASGTMKLVYNQREPFFVSKTPAGKINAVFPMRFRDDTDLAIATSFFQELQDLGNSFAKAPKCSWSPIPPPELRGEYVRHLTTNGGFVSFGVFSRHVRGKRAAKTAWILLNFQSYVKYHIKCTRSSIQSRMRERLETLTEAIQNARLRGTDDKRKLQVVKKRSKRRLISFANAKKLQKGFRAVLNKIKRLRLRIRVKGLDRLRQCQCFAVPKLPMPHRKENKYHVLQ
- the LOC133888211 gene encoding actin-related protein 2/3 complex subunit 2B-like isoform X2 codes for the protein MLSGDSAKVMAFFSSGSRALVEILTRMQSAERPMPVDHTFFEFGSIRYHVEASASDPDNAYLSISTPSLSHEASPSSSGLPEFTLQETRKMYQKFAEIIEPPKEGYVLTLKLNFSGLTRPKDRIKAINQISVLQSVVLSSQLKGMLVSLGASGTMKLVYNQREPFFVSKTPAGKINAVFPMRFRDDTDLAIATSFFQELQDLGNSFAKAPKCSWSPIPPPELRGEYVRHLTTNGGFVSFGVFSRHVRGKRAAKTAWILLNFQSYVKYHIKCTRSSIQSRMRERLETLTEAIQNARLRGTDDKRKLQGDEVEEEDEEEQPPTCFRCVPY
- the LOC133888211 gene encoding actin-related protein 2/3 complex subunit 2B-like isoform X3, with the translated sequence MLSGDSAKVMAFFSSGSRALVEILTRMQSAERPMPVDHTFFEFGSIRYHVEASASDPDNAYLSISTPSLSHEASPSSSGLPEFTLQETRKMYQKFAEIIEPPKEGYVLTLKLNFSGLTRPKDRIKAINQISVLQSVVLSSQLKGMLVSLGASGTMKLVYNQREPFFVSKTPAGKINAVFPMRFRDDTDLAIATSFFQELQDLGNSFAKAPKCSWSPIPPPELRGEYVRHLTTNGGFVSFGVFSRHVRGKRAAKTAWILLNFQSYVKYHIKCTRSSIQSRMRERLETLTEAIQNARLRGTDDKRKLQDTTRRR